CGAACCGAGCCAGGACCAGACGAACCCCGACTCGTCCTGGCGCTCGCTCCAGGGGTGGAAATGATCGGAGGCCAACACCGCGTCGAAGCCGTACTCGTCGGCGAGTTCGGCATACTCGAGCAGGTCGCTGGGCGCGAACTGTTCGTGGGAGGCGTGAAAGCCGATTTCGACCACGGCTCACACCTCAGTTTCGCGGTCGTCGTCGGTTCGGTCCGCGAGGACGCCGGCCGACGGCGCCTGCGACGGACGGGTGGCGACGAGCCAGTTCCCGTCCGCGAGGCGACTCGTCCGCAGCTCGCCGTGCCGACGGTCCTCCCATCGCTCTCGGTCTCCGGGTGACTCGATCTCGCGTCGATCGGACTCGCTCATACCTACCGCTGCACCGTCGATCGCCTAAACCCCGCTCCCTGAATGTGCTTCCCGTCGCCGACCTTACTTCCGACTCCGGCACCTTCGGTCTGGCATGCTCGTCCTCGGCGACGCCCACACCTCCGACCCGGACCGACGGGAAGCCTTCCTCGATCACTACCGACGGCTCGAACCCGATGCCGTCTTGCAGGTCGGCGACCTCGAGTGCTACGAGCTGCCGGCCCCGACGTGGTTCATCGCCGGCAACAACGAGGACTTCGATACCGTCGAAGCCCTGCGGGCTGGCGAGACGGCGGGGACCCGGAACGTCCACCTGCTGGCGAGTACGCTGGCGACGGTCGACGGCGTCCGCGTGGCGGGGCTCTCGGGCAACTACGCGCCGACGAAGTACGACCTGCCCCGGGACGAGCTCTCCGGGGAGCGTCGGCGACATTTCACCCACGAGGACGTCGAGCAGGCGGCCGAGCTCCCGGACGTTGACGTGTTGCTCGTCCACGAGGCGCCCACCGGGGTGCTATCGTACGGCTACGATCCTGGCTGCGAGCGCGTCGACGAGCTGCTCGCGGCGCTCTCGCCGGAGCTCTGTCTTGTCGGCCACCACCACCGCCACCGGGAGGCCGAGATCGAGGGAACCCGCGTCGTGAGCCTCGCGCCGGCCTGGGAGCGCTACTACGCGCTCGACCCGGAGACGCTGGCGCTCGAGAGCCACGGGATCGACTCGACCGAGTGACTACTGCCGGGGCACGACGCGCTGGCGCACGAAGTTCCGGAGTCGCGCGTTGTACGCCTCCGGTCGGTGGAGGTTACAGATGTGGCCGACGTCCGCGAACACCTCGATGCGAGCGTCCTGTGCGGCCGCCGCGTGTTTCCGCTCGCCGCGGCGCATGATCTTGTCGTTCTCGCCGTTGATGATCACCGTCGGCCCGGGGTACGTCGAGAGCTTCTCCCGGAAGTTCACGCCCGCGATGTCCGGCCCGGCGTCGCCGAACTGCTTGGGGTAAAAGCCCGCCTCGATGATCGCCTGCTCGACGTCCGGCTCCAGATCGCGGTTCCGGACCCACCGCGTCGCCAGCCA
This genomic window from Natronococcus occultus SP4 contains:
- a CDS encoding metallophosphoesterase family protein — translated: MLVLGDAHTSDPDRREAFLDHYRRLEPDAVLQVGDLECYELPAPTWFIAGNNEDFDTVEALRAGETAGTRNVHLLASTLATVDGVRVAGLSGNYAPTKYDLPRDELSGERRRHFTHEDVEQAAELPDVDVLLVHEAPTGVLSYGYDPGCERVDELLAALSPELCLVGHHHRHREAEIEGTRVVSLAPAWERYYALDPETLALESHGIDSTE